The DNA segment CGCCGCAGGCGCTCGATCTCGGCCACGCGCTCCAGGTGGCCGACCTCGTACTGCGCCATGGCCCGCGGCCAGCGATAGACGCGCGCGAAGGCCGCTTCCGCCCCCAGGCCCAGGATGCCGCGCAGTTCTTCCGCCACCGTCCCCAGGATCTCTTCGTCCTTGAGCTGCAACACGTTCGAGCCCTCAGGGTTCTCTACGTTGGCGCCGCCCAAAAAGACGCGCAGCAGCCGCCAGCCCTCGGGACAGCGGTGGGGGAACTTGTTGTGCACGAAGGTGCAGGCCAGCATGCGCTTCCCTTCTGCGCGCGGCACCAGGAAACCAAATCCCTCGTCGAGGACCCGGCGTTCCTTCTCGGAGAGCTTCGCGGCTTCGTATCCCAACGCGACCGTGACCGAGGAGCTGTAGCGGATGCAGGCGAGCAGCGCGGCCAGTTCGGGCGAAGTCTCGCGCAGCAATTCCGCCGCGCCATAGGCGGGCGTGGCCACGATGACGGCGTCGAATTCCTCTGCCGGGCCGCCCGCCGGCGTCGCCAGCCAGCGCTCTCCCCGGCGCGCCAGCGCCGCCAGCACCGCTCCCGAGCGCAGCGCGCGCGCCTCGATACGGGTCAGGAGCACGTCCACCAGTTGCTGCATGCCGTCCTTGAGCGAGCTGAAGAGCGGGCGCGGTGGGCCGTGGCGGCGCTCGGCGTGCTTGCGAGCCTTGAGCATGCCGCGGCTCAGGCTGCCGTGCTTCTTTTCCATCTCCAGGAAGCGCGGCAGCACGGCGCGCACGCTCAGGCGCGAGGCCTCGCCGCCATAGACGCCGGCCAGCAGCGGGTCGGCCATGCGCTCCACCATCTCGCGCCCGTAGTGGCGCTCCGCGAACGCGGCCACGCTCTCGTCGCCCTCGTCCGGCCGCGGTTTCGAGAACCACTCCCGCGCCATGTGCAGCTTGCTCGACAGAGAAAACAGCGGCGTGGTCAGGATGGGCAGGATGCGCGTGGGCACCATGAACTGCAGCCCGTCGGGGATGGTGACCAGGCGCCCGCGGGTGACGATGTAGGTCTTGCGGCGGGCGTCGTTGGAGCCGATGAGCTGGTCTTCGATGCCCAGGTCGCGGCACAGGGTGGTGGCCCAGGGCTTTTCGGTGAGAAAGGAATCCGGTCCGGCCTCCACCAGGCAGCCGCCCACGCGGTCGGTGCGCATCACCCCGCCCGGGCGGCGGTCACGCTCGAAGAGCACGTACTCCACCTCCGCGCCCTGGCCGCGCGCGCGCTCCAGGTAGAAGGCTGCCGCCAGCCCGGAGATGCCGGCCCCGACGATGGCTACGCGCTTCATGGGATCAGGTGGGCGGCGTCCCCGAGATCTGCACCAGCTTCTTCTGCGCTGGGGCCTCGCCCGCCAGGCGCGAGCGCGCCACCTCGGCCAGCGCTGCGATCAGTGTGGGAGAGTCGTTGAGCGACTCCGCCCGCCGCAGCGCCATGCCCTCCTTGGCTGCGAACTCCTGGAAGAAGATGTCCACGTCGTAGAGCACCTCCACGTGGTCGCAGAGAAAGCCGATGGGCTGCACGAAGACCGCCTTGTTTCCCCTGGCCTTCAGCCCGCGGATGGTCTCTTCCACCGTGGGCCCCAGCCACTCGCCCCCCGACATGCCCTGGCTCTGGAAGGCGAAACTCCAGTCGTCCACCGTGAGTTCGGGCAATTCCATGGCCACCAACGCGGCGGTCTCGCGCGCCTGCTCCTCGTAGGGATCGCCCTCGGCGATGGTACGCTTGGGCACGCTGTGCGCTGTGAAGATCACGGGCACGCGCGCGCCCAGCTCCCGGCAGGCACGCTGCCAGCCCGCGGCCAGCTTCTCGGCGAAGGCGCGGATGAGCAGCGGGTGGTCGTGCCAGTTGTCCACGAAATCGACTGCGAAGGACGCCTGGCCCTCTTCCACCGCGCGCTTGTAGAGTCCAACGCTGGTACGCGAGTTCTGCGGCGCGAGACAGATGGCGACCGCCTTCGCGACCCCCGCCGCCGCCATCTGCCGCACCACATCGCCGATCAGGGGCTTCCAGTTGCGCATGCCTACGTAGACCGGCAGCTTCAGTTCGCGGGCCAGGGCCTCGCCCTGGCGCAGCGTGATCTCGGTCAGGGGCGAACGCCCGATCAGGCTGTAGCGATTCTGGATCTCCTTGGCCACCGCCTCCGGCATGGGCCGTCCCCCGGTCACGCTGCGCAGGAACTCGGGGATGTCCTCCACGCGCTCGGGGCTGCCGTGGGCCAGCAGCAGGACCGCGTTGAGGTCGCCGCTCATGCCTTCTCCGCGTCGTCGCGCACGAACTCCACCAGGGCGCGCACGTTCTCCACCGGGGTCTCCGGCAGGATGCCGTGGCCGAGATTGAAGATGTGCCCCGGCCGGCCGCCGGCGCGCCGCAGCACTTCGTGCGCCCGCGCCCGCAACTCCTTCTTGTCGGCAAAGAGCGCCACCGGGTCAAGATTTCCCTGCACCGCCCCGCGGAAGCCCAGCGCCCGCCAGCCTTCGTCCAGCGGGATGCGCCAGTCCAGCCCGATGACCTCGGCGCCGGTTTCCTGCATGGAGGGCAGCAGGGTGGCGCTGTCGGTGCCGAAGTAGATGACGGGCGCGCCGGTCGCACGGATGCGCCCGACCAGTTCGCGAGCGTGTGGCAGCACGTAACGGCGGTAGTCCTCCACCCCCAGGCAGCCCACCCAACTGTCGAAGACTTGCACTGCGTCGGCGCCGGCTTCGACCTGCTCGGCCGAGTACTCCGCCAGCACCGCCACCAGCTTCTTCATGAGTTCGTCCCAGGCTGCGGGCGAGCGGTACATCAGGGTCTTGGTGTGGACGTAGTGGCGCGAGCCCCCGCCCTCGATCATGTAGCTGGCCAGGGTGAAGGGGGCGCCGCAGAAGCCGATCACCGGCAGCTTGGCGCCGAAGTGCTTGACCACCCGCGCCACCGACTCGGCCACGTAGCCCAGTTCATCGGCGCGGTCGCTGCGCAGGCGCCCGATGTCCTTCGCCTCGCGCACCGGCTTCTCGATCACCGGGCCCTCGCCGGCCTCGAAGCGGAAGGGCATCCCCATGACCTCCAGGGGCAGCAGCAGGTCGGCAAAGATGATGGCCGCATCCACCTTCAGCTTCTCGGCGGCGGTGATGGTGACCTCGGCCGCCAGCTTGGGCTGCTTGCAGATCTCGATCAGGGAGTGCTTTCCCCGGACCTTGCGGTACTCCTTCATGTAGCGGCCGGCCTGGCGCATGAACCACACCGGAGTGCGCTCCACGGGCTCGGCCCGGCAGGCCTTCACGAAGATGGATCGCGGCGCCGACATGAAACTTCAATGTAGCATTTCCGGCACGGTTTGCGGGGCGAGAGCGGGCTAGGTGTCCATGCCCAGCACGCCGCTGAGGCGGTCGCGGAAGCTGCGGCTGAGGGTGAGGCGGGCGCCGCCGTTCATCACCACCACGTAATCGCCGCCGGAGGAGGATTGCAGTTCCTTGATGCGCGACAGATTCACGATGGTGGAGCGATGGATGCGGACGAACTTCTCGGGATCGAGCTCGGCCTCCAGGGCCTGCATGGTGCGGCGCAAGAGGTGGGACTCATTGGCGACCCGCAACTCGGCGTAGTTTCCCGCCGCCTGGATGTAGTCGATGCTCTCGGTGGGCACGAAGGAGATGCGCCCGCGGTTCTTGATGACGATGCGCTCCAGGTACTTGTGCCCCTCGTTCACGGCGCGCAGCAGGCCGGCCACGCGGCCGTTCTCTCCCTCCGGGTGGCTCCGGATCCAGCGCTTGGCATGCTGCAGGGCGCGGTGGAAGCGCGGCTCGTCGAAAGGCTTGAGCAGGTAGTCGAGAGCGTGATTCTCGAAGGCGCGCAGGGCGAACCGGTCGAAGGCGGTGACGAAGATCACGTGGGGCAGGTGCTCCGGCTCCAGCCCGGCCAGCACCCCGAAGCCGTCCACGTTCGGCATCTGCACGTCCAGGAAGACCAGGTCGGGCCGGTGCTCCCGGATGAGGGCGATGGCCTGGCTCCCGCTGTCGCACTCGGCCACGATCTCGCACTCCGCATCCTGCCCCAGCAGGGTGCGCAGGCGCTCACGCGCCAAGGGCTCGTCGTCCACGATCATCGTGCGCAGCTTCATCGCCGACTCCGGACCCCTCCTCCGCCGGCCGCTCGACGGCCGGGCGATAGGGGATGGACAGGGAAACCTGCAGCCCGCCCCCGGCGCTCTCCCCCAGCACGAAGAAGTGAGCGGGTCCGTAGAGCTGGCGCAGGCGCGCGCGGGTGTGGGAGAGTCCCACGCCGCGCCGGAAGGCAGCCTCGCAAGGAACGGCGAGGCCGGGGCCGTTGTCGGCCACGGACAGCTCCAGATGGCCGTTGACCCGCCGCGCCAGCACGTCGATGCGTCCGCCCGCCTCGCGCCGGGCGATGCCGTGGCGCACCGCGTTCTCCACCAGCGGCTGCAGCAGCATGTTGGGGACGCTGGCGTCCAGCGCCGCCGGGTCGATCTCCAGGTGGACGGTGAGCCGCTCCTGGAAGCGCATCTGCTCGATCTCCAGGTAGCCCTGCAGAAACTCCAGCTCCTGCTGCAGGGAGATCTCCTCGGTCTCAGAGTTTTCCAAGGTCATGCGCAGCAGGTCGCCGAGGCGGCTGATCATGCGCTCTGCCAACGCCGGGTGACGGCGGGTGAGGGTGGAGATGGCGTGCAGCGTGTTGAACAGGAAGTGCGGATGCAGGCGCATCTTCAGCAGCTCCAGGCGCGCCTGCGACAGCCGCGTCTCCAATTGCGACGCGTGGACCCCCCGGTCCCGGGACTGGACGTAGTAGTTGCGCGCGTGGATCAGCCCCAGGATCATCCAATAGGTCAGGAAGTCGGAGCTGAACCTCAGGTCGAAGAAGGCGCGGAAGAGGTACTCGTAGGAGTAGGTCCGGGCGAAGTTGCCGAGGCGCGGCGCCAGCACCGCGAACAGCGCCAGGTGCGACAGGGTGAAGAGAGTGCCGGCCAGCAGGTGCAGGCCCAGACGCCCGGGCCAGTTGTGCCGGTCCCAGGGGAGCCTTCCGGCCAGCCACACCAGCAGGGGAGTGAACGCAGCCCACAGGTACCAGTCACAGAGGGCGACGGCCAGAGCGCGAAGCCAGCTCACTGGCTGGCCCACCGACGCCATGGCGATGTAGTTCTGGGTGGCGAAGAAGATCCCGAGCAGGGTCGCGCCCAGCAGGACCAGGGCCCAGCGGCTGCGTCGTCCGAGCAGCTCCTTCACCGCACACCCCCACCTCTTCTCTTAGACGCTCCAGACCGCAAACGGTTATCCTCCCGCGCCGGATAGGAACCTTAGATGCCACCCGCCGCCGCGAGGTCCGGGAAAAGGGACGAAAGCCCGGGCCCCACAGAAGCAAGACGGCGGAGGACGACCACCTGTTCCCCTACGTACGCGGGAAAGCGAGCGTGAGTTCTCGCAAAAGAAAGCAGGCCGAACCGAAACGCCGGCCTGCCGCACCGCTCGAAAGAGCGGGGGAGACCGGTGCGCGGGGGAAGGTGGCCCTCCCCCCGCGCGCCTATCTGGTCTTCATTTCTTCCGGCTCACTGCGGCGGCCGCGCCGTCGCTTCCGAGGACTCCCCCGGCCAGTTGTCGGTGGTGCGAGTCCAGGTCTTGTCCGGGTTGTAGCGTTCCATGCTCTTGACGATGTTCAGGGTGTTGGGCCCCAGGTCCTTCTGGTACACGATGCCATCGTGGCTGACGATGAAGGTCTTGACTCCGGTGACCCGGTACTCGACCGGGGCCGCCACCAGGGCAAATCCTCCGATCATCATGCCCTGGATGACGAAGTCCATCTCTCCCAGGGGCGCCGCCGGACCCTGCCCCTTCAGCACCTTGAAGAAATAGCCGTGGTATCCCGACGGGTTGCTGGTGGAGTAGCCCTCCTGGATCGCCTTGGCGATGGCGTCGCTGATGGGCCCGCCGGGCGTGCCATCGGGGTTCATCCAGTACAGGCCGTCCTGCTTGCCGGGGGTGCTCAGGATGCGCTGCGCGTACTGGTTGACGCCGGAGTTGTCGTGGGGCGTGGCCGCGTAGTCGAGCTGTGCCTCCACGAAGCCGCGGCAGATAGTGATGGCATCCAGCTCGTTGGCCCCGATGCGGCGCAGCAGGAGGGTCTGGCGTCCTTCCCGCGTGTTGAAGTACCACTTGCCGTGGCGCTGGACGATGGGGATGGGCAGCGGCCAATTCTCGTTGCCCACCACCAGGATGGCGCGCTTGGAGGACTCGGCCTGCACCGCGGTCTTCTCGCTGGCCTTGGCCACGAAAGCCAGCGCGCGCTCCTTGTCCTGGACCGGGTCCTTGGAGGCGATCAGGTCTTCGCTGCCCGGCCCCAGGATCTGCTTGAGGGCCGCCACATCGAAGGCGCCGGCCGCCTGGATCAAGGCATCGGCGGCCGCCTGCGGGGTGTCGAATCCCCTTTGCGCCGCCTTGGCTTGCGCCATGGCTGCCAACGGAGCGCCCAGCACACACGCCAGGAGAACGACCCACGCGAAGAGGGTCGGCTTGCACGATCTCGTAATCCATGTTGATCTCATCGTTTTCTCTCCTTGACGGTCTGGCTAGCGCCGCCGTCCGCCACCGCCGCCTCCGCCTCTCCTGCCGCCGCCGCTGTAACCGCCGCTGCGGCCACTGCTGCCGCGGGAGCCCATGCTGGAGGCGCCCCGCGACTGGCTGGCGCGAGCATTGGGGCCGCTCATCCCGCTGGAAGCTCCGCCGAAGGCGCCGTTGCCGGCGCCGCGGGAGACGTCGCGGGTGCCGACGCGGTCCGCGCCGCCCAAGCCGCCGGCGCCGCCCTGGAAGCCGCCTTGTTGCCGGTTGCCGAGCTGGCCCTGGCCACCCATCTGGCCGATGTTCTGCCGGGCGCTGGCCTGACGATTGGCCATCGAGTCTCCGCGAGCGGCGCCGCCGTATTGCTTCGCGGTGGCCCGGTCCCCATAGGGAGCGCCGCCACGGTGCTGGGGATTGTGCTGCCAGTTGTTACCGCGGGACGGCTGCTGAGAGGGGCGATCGCCTTGGCCCCGGTTGGGATTGTTGATGTTCTGCCGGTTGGAGTTGTTGATGAAATTGTTGTTGTTGTTGATATTGATGTTGTTGTTGCCGCCCCAACCGCAGTTCCAGCCCCAGCCCCCGCCCCAGGCCGCGCCGATGGCCAGGCCGGCGCCGAACCAGAGCGCTCTCCCGGCCACGTAGCCGGGATAGTAAACAGGCGGATAGGGATAGGCGGGTTCGCCGTAAACCACCATGGGATCGTAGCTGGGAACGTAGACCACGTCGGGGCTGGAGGGCTCAATGACCACATAGGTCTGGTTCTCCACGACCTTGGTCTGCACGGTCTGCTGTTCGGTGGTCTTCAGTTGTCCTTTGCCCTGCGCCTTCAGGCGCATGCGCTGCACCGCGTTCATCACGTCATCCTGCTGTGCCAGGAAGGCGTTCCCCAGGTCCGCGGTCCACTTGATGTTCTCCGAGAGCACCTTGACCACGTCCGGCAGGACGGCCAACGCCTGCACGCTCGGGTCCCAGTTCTGCTGCATGACCGCGTTGGTGAGCGCCTGGCCCGTCAGGCTCGTGTTCTTGTCCAAGAACTGCTGCAACTGGACGATCTCCAGCGGATAGGTGGAGGCCGCCAGCACCTGCGCCAGCAGCGGGTCAGGATAAAGGGCGATGGGAGCGACCAGAGAATCCAGTTGGTCGGGTGGAATGGCGGCCGACGTGTCTGAGGCGGGAGCCGGTTGCTGCGGCCCATACGGGCGCGGGCCCGTGCCCCCCGGCAACGTAGCCACAGGCAGCGCGCAGATGAGGAACAGCGCTGCGGCTTGTCTCAGCGATTTCAGGATTGAGGATGTCATTCTGTTCTCCTGCGGGGTGTCTGCCG comes from the Terriglobales bacterium genome and includes:
- the hemG gene encoding protoporphyrinogen oxidase, whose amino-acid sequence is MKRVAIVGAGISGLAAAFYLERARGQGAEVEYVLFERDRRPGGVMRTDRVGGCLVEAGPDSFLTEKPWATTLCRDLGIEDQLIGSNDARRKTYIVTRGRLVTIPDGLQFMVPTRILPILTTPLFSLSSKLHMAREWFSKPRPDEGDESVAAFAERHYGREMVERMADPLLAGVYGGEASRLSVRAVLPRFLEMEKKHGSLSRGMLKARKHAERRHGPPRPLFSSLKDGMQQLVDVLLTRIEARALRSGAVLAALARRGERWLATPAGGPAEEFDAVIVATPAYGAAELLRETSPELAALLACIRYSSSVTVALGYEAAKLSEKERRVLDEGFGFLVPRAEGKRMLACTFVHNKFPHRCPEGWRLLRVFLGGANVENPEGSNVLQLKDEEILGTVAEELRGILGLGAEAAFARVYRWPRAMAQYEVGHLERVAEIERLRRRLPGLALAGNAYGGIGVPDCIRTGMDAVTSVTQALFPGGQQSVAARVI
- the hemH gene encoding ferrochelatase, with product MSGDLNAVLLLAHGSPERVEDIPEFLRSVTGGRPMPEAVAKEIQNRYSLIGRSPLTEITLRQGEALARELKLPVYVGMRNWKPLIGDVVRQMAAAGVAKAVAICLAPQNSRTSVGLYKRAVEEGQASFAVDFVDNWHDHPLLIRAFAEKLAAGWQRACRELGARVPVIFTAHSVPKRTIAEGDPYEEQARETAALVAMELPELTVDDWSFAFQSQGMSGGEWLGPTVEETIRGLKARGNKAVFVQPIGFLCDHVEVLYDVDIFFQEFAAKEGMALRRAESLNDSPTLIAALAEVARSRLAGEAPAQKKLVQISGTPPT
- the hemE gene encoding uroporphyrinogen decarboxylase, producing MSAPRSIFVKACRAEPVERTPVWFMRQAGRYMKEYRKVRGKHSLIEICKQPKLAAEVTITAAEKLKVDAAIIFADLLLPLEVMGMPFRFEAGEGPVIEKPVREAKDIGRLRSDRADELGYVAESVARVVKHFGAKLPVIGFCGAPFTLASYMIEGGGSRHYVHTKTLMYRSPAAWDELMKKLVAVLAEYSAEQVEAGADAVQVFDSWVGCLGVEDYRRYVLPHARELVGRIRATGAPVIYFGTDSATLLPSMQETGAEVIGLDWRIPLDEGWRALGFRGAVQGNLDPVALFADKKELRARAHEVLRRAGGRPGHIFNLGHGILPETPVENVRALVEFVRDDAEKA
- a CDS encoding response regulator — its product is MKLRTMIVDDEPLARERLRTLLGQDAECEIVAECDSGSQAIALIREHRPDLVFLDVQMPNVDGFGVLAGLEPEHLPHVIFVTAFDRFALRAFENHALDYLLKPFDEPRFHRALQHAKRWIRSHPEGENGRVAGLLRAVNEGHKYLERIVIKNRGRISFVPTESIDYIQAAGNYAELRVANESHLLRRTMQALEAELDPEKFVRIHRSTIVNLSRIKELQSSSGGDYVVVMNGGARLTLSRSFRDRLSGVLGMDT
- a CDS encoding histidine kinase, which gives rise to MKELLGRRSRWALVLLGATLLGIFFATQNYIAMASVGQPVSWLRALAVALCDWYLWAAFTPLLVWLAGRLPWDRHNWPGRLGLHLLAGTLFTLSHLALFAVLAPRLGNFARTYSYEYLFRAFFDLRFSSDFLTYWMILGLIHARNYYVQSRDRGVHASQLETRLSQARLELLKMRLHPHFLFNTLHAISTLTRRHPALAERMISRLGDLLRMTLENSETEEISLQQELEFLQGYLEIEQMRFQERLTVHLEIDPAALDASVPNMLLQPLVENAVRHGIARREAGGRIDVLARRVNGHLELSVADNGPGLAVPCEAAFRRGVGLSHTRARLRQLYGPAHFFVLGESAGGGLQVSLSIPYRPAVERPAEEGSGVGDEAAHDDRGRRALGA
- a CDS encoding DUF2950 domain-containing protein: MAQAKAAQRGFDTPQAAADALIQAAGAFDVAALKQILGPGSEDLIASKDPVQDKERALAFVAKASEKTAVQAESSKRAILVVGNENWPLPIPIVQRHGKWYFNTREGRQTLLLRRIGANELDAITICRGFVEAQLDYAATPHDNSGVNQYAQRILSTPGKQDGLYWMNPDGTPGGPISDAIAKAIQEGYSTSNPSGYHGYFFKVLKGQGPAAPLGEMDFVIQGMMIGGFALVAAPVEYRVTGVKTFIVSHDGIVYQKDLGPNTLNIVKSMERYNPDKTWTRTTDNWPGESSEATARPPQ
- a CDS encoding DUF3300 domain-containing protein, which encodes MTSSILKSLRQAAALFLICALPVATLPGGTGPRPYGPQQPAPASDTSAAIPPDQLDSLVAPIALYPDPLLAQVLAASTYPLEIVQLQQFLDKNTSLTGQALTNAVMQQNWDPSVQALAVLPDVVKVLSENIKWTADLGNAFLAQQDDVMNAVQRMRLKAQGKGQLKTTEQQTVQTKVVENQTYVVIEPSSPDVVYVPSYDPMVVYGEPAYPYPPVYYPGYVAGRALWFGAGLAIGAAWGGGWGWNCGWGGNNNININNNNNFINNSNRQNINNPNRGQGDRPSQQPSRGNNWQHNPQHRGGAPYGDRATAKQYGGAARGDSMANRQASARQNIGQMGGQGQLGNRQQGGFQGGAGGLGGADRVGTRDVSRGAGNGAFGGASSGMSGPNARASQSRGASSMGSRGSSGRSGGYSGGGRRGGGGGGGRRR